The genomic stretch CCGGCCGGCGGTTGAAGCTGCATCCAGGCGACCTGTACGCCTTGGGCGGGCATCGCGGCGGCATCAACGAACGCTGGTTCTCGTCGACGACCAATGCCGACAACGGGCCGGGCACGCCCGAAGACGAGGGGCTCAGTTACGTCAGGCTGGAGAACGGGCAACGATTCCTCCTGAAGGAGGCCGTCGAGTCCGCCGGAGACCTGCTCCTTGGCGCCTCGGTGATGGAGCGCGAAGGAGGATGGAATCTGCTCTGCAAGTTCTTCGACAACATGGGGCCCATCCCCCACCATTTGCACCAGAGCGATGAGTACGCAAAGCTCGTCGGTCGTCGCGGCAAGCCTGAAGCCTATTACTTCCCCCCGCAATACAATCAGACGGACAACAACTTTCCGTATACGTTCATGGGGCTCGAGCCGGGCACCACGAAGCAAGACGTGTGGCGGTGTCTCGAGCGCTGGAGCCAGGGCGACAACGGAATTCTTTACCTGTCGCGAGCATATCGGCTCGAACCGGGCACCGGCTGGCAGATCAACCCTGGCATTCTGCACGCGCCCGGCTCGCTCGTGACCTACGAGCCGCAGGTCAACAGCGATGTGTTTGCGATGTTTCAGTCGGTGGTCGAGGGGCGCATCATCGACTGGAGCCTGCTGACGAAGGACGTGCTTCCCGAGCACCACCACGATCTCGACTACCTCGTTGGCATGCTGGATTGGGACGCAAACGTCAACCCGAGCTTCGGCCAGGACAACCGGTGCTTTCCGCGTCCCGTGCGGCCGTTTGCCGAGACCGAGCACGAAGGGTATCGCGAACAGTGGGTGTGCTACGGGACGCCGTACTATTCCGCGAAGGAGCTCACCATCCTGCCCAAGCGGACGGTCACGATCCGTGACGGCGCGGCGTATGGCCTGATTCTCACCCAGGGCTACGGCAGGTGCGGGCCGCTTGCGGTCTCCACCCCGTCGATGATTCGCTTCGGCGAGATGACGGAAGATGAGCTCTTCGTGACGGCCGAGGCGGCGCAGGCCGGCGTACGCATCGAGAATCTCAGCGCGACCGATCCGCTGGCGATGTTGAAGCATTTCGGGCCGGAGGGTCAGGGGTAAAAGGGATCAAGGGATCAAGGGATCAAGGGACCAAGGGGTCAAGGGACCAAGGGGTCAAGGGATCAAGGGATCAAGGGGAACGGCGTATGCACAAGCATCCAGCACTTCACAATGCGATGTGGCCGGGGCTGGTCGGCAAGGGTGGCCCAGGCGCCGAGCCGCCGATCGATCTGGACACCATGCTCGATCTCACGGCAGGCGCTGCTGTTGACGGCATGGCGTTCGATGGCGTCGATCTCTTTCTGTTCGATCCGCATGTCAGCATCGACTCGTCACGGGATGACCTGGAGCGCCTCGCGGATCGAATCCGTGCGCGTAATCTCGTGGTCGGTTCCCTCGTCGCCCCCGTGTGGCCGCCAACAGGCGGCGGCTCCGCGATGGGCACGGAGGAGGAGCGTAAGAGCTTCCTGACACAGGTGCGCAAGGCGTGCGGCATCGGCAAGACACTTCGCGACATCGGCATTCGGGGCTACGGGATTATCCGCATCGATTCGGCCGCGAGCCCTGCCGAGTGGGCGAAGGATCCATCTGCCAACAGCAAGAAAATTGCCGAGACGTTTCGCCAAGCGTGCGATATCGCCGACGAGCATGGCGAGCGGCTGGCGGCCGAGGGCGAGATCTGCTGGGGTGGGATGCACAGCTGGAAGCGGATGGTGGAGCTCCTCGAGATGGTGGGCCGGCCCAAGACGCTGGGCTTCCAGGCCGATATGGCGCACACGCTGCTCTACACCCTCGGGTACAACGCCCCCGAAGACCGCATCCTTCCAGATGGCTACGATTGGGCACAGCGCGAGACCTTGGACGAAGCGCTTCGAGCCATGACACGGGTGTTGCGGCCCTGGACGATTGACTTTCACGTGGCGCAGAACGATGCCACCGTGAAGGGATCTGGCTCACACGACAAGACCGGCCGCCATTGCCTGCCGTTTGATCCGAACGGCAAGCTGGACATCACCCGCGACGCCGGCGCGTGGCTGCGAGATGACACCGGCCAGGTCACACGCAGCTTCGAGCACATCTGCTGGGACGGCTGTATGTTCCCGAACGAGGTCATGACGAGGCCGGAAACCTGGCGCGACGTGCTCTCGGTGATGGTTGATGTACGGAATGCGCACGGCTGGGACTAAGGGGATCCCTCATGAAGAACCTCAATATTGGGATGGTCGGTTACGGGTTCATGGGGCGAACGCATTCGAATGCGTTCCTCCAGGCCCCTCGTTTCTTCGAGCTGCCCAATCGTCCCGTGCTCAAGGCAGTCTGCGCCCGCAACGCGGACCGCGCCAAGGCTTTTGCTTCGACCTGGGGCTACGAGTCGGTGGAGACCGACTGGCGGAAGCTCGTGGAGCGCAAGGACATCGATCTCATCGACATCGCGAGCCCGAACGACACGCATGCCGAGATTGCCGTTGCCGCGGCACGCGCTGGCAAGCTGGTCATGTGCGAGAAGCCGCTCGGGCGAAACGCGGCGGAGTCCGAGACGATGGTCTCCGCCGTGGAATCGGCCGGCGTCGCCAACACGGTCTGGTACAACTATCGGCGTGTGCCTGCGGTCATGCTGCTCAAGCAGTTGCTCGATGAAGGCCGCTTCGGCCGGATCTTCCACTACCGCGCGAAGTTTCTCCAGGACTGGACGATCTCCACGGAGTTGCCTCAGGGCGGCGAGGGGCTCTGGCGTCTCGATGTCAACGTCGCGGGCAGCGGCGTCACCGGCGATTTGCTCGCACATGCGATCGACACCGCCATCTGGTTGAATGGCTCCATCTCGCAGGTGACCGCGATGACCGAGACCTTCGTCAAAGAGCGCACGCACACGCTCACCGGTCGCGTGGAGCCGGTCGGCATCGATGATGCGAGCGCGTTTCTCTGCCGCTTCGAGAACGGCGCGCTCGCCCTGTTCGAGGCCACGCGGTATGCGCGCGGCCACAAGGCGCTCTACACTTTGGAGATCAACGGCGAGCATGCCTCTGCCTTCTGGGACCTCCACGATCTGCATCGCATTCAGTACTTCGATCATCGAGACGAGGGCCGCGTCCGCGGCTGGCGGAGCATTCACGTGACCGATGGTGATCATCCGTACATGAATCGCTGGTGGGTCCCCGGGCTACAGATTGGATACGAGCACACGTTCATTCATCAGTGCGCCGACTTCCTGGAGGCCGTCGGTCAGGGCGGAAGCATTGCACCGACGTTTCGTGACGGCCTGGCAACCGACTACGTGACCGACGCGGTGCTCCAGTCGGCGAAGACCGGGAAGTGGGAGACCGTATCGTCGGTTTCGGCCGCCGCCGGCAAAGGCGCGTGAGCTCAGTGGCCCGAGGCCTGTCTCACACGCTCGCGTTCGGCGAACGCGCCCTAGTGTGGACGAGGGTAGGGCCACCTCGCCGAGACGGCCGGTCAGAAGCGCGGGATCACGATCTTGTCCCCTCCATTGAGCGCCGATTGATGCGCGCAAATGCCGACCATGGTCCAGTTGACGGAGGTTTCGGCGTCCGGCATGGGCGGTCGTTCACCGAGGCACGCCAGCAGGAAGTTGTGTGCGAGGTGCGGGTGCGAGCCACCGTGGCCGCCGCCTTGGAGGAAGGACAGGTGGTCCGCATCCTGAATGGCCGCAGGCTGTGTGAACCGCCGGATCGGTTCCGGCAGTAGGTGGGCATAGTCCGGGACCTTCACCCGCTTGGGAATCTCGGCCTCGCTCAACGGCGCCGCCGCGGTGCTCTTCGTGTGGATGACCGGCTCCTCGTTCTCGACCTGCTGCCACTCGAACGACTTCTTCGAGCCATAGGCGTCGAAGCTCTCGCGATACTGACGGGCGGTGTCGAAAAGACTGCGTGTCACTTCTCCGGCGACGTCGGAGTCTCGAAGCTTGAACGTGGCGGTCTCGATGGCGAACGGGCTCCCGTACTTGGGAATCAACGCTTCGTCTATCCGACCGGATCCGTGGCAGACGACGTGCTCGGCATGCTTGCCGAGAATCGCCAGGCAGGGACTGACGCAGTGCGTGGCGTAGTGCATCGGCGGGAACCCCTCCCAGTAGCCGGGCCAGCCTTCCATGTCCTGCTGATGGCTGCCGCGGAGGAACTGAATGCGGCCGAGCTCGCCCTTGTCGTAGAGCTCTTTGACGAAGAGATACTCGCGGCTGTACACGACGGTCTCCATCATCATGTAGACCTTGCCGCTCTTGCGCTGCGACTCGACGATCTGCTGGCACTCGTCGAGCGTGGTGGCCGCGGGGACGGTGCTGGCGACATGCTTCCCGGCCTTCAGTGCCGCGATCGACTGCGGCGCGTGGTCGGCGATCGGCGAGTTGATGTGG from Luteitalea sp. encodes the following:
- a CDS encoding TIM barrel protein; amino-acid sequence: MHKHPALHNAMWPGLVGKGGPGAEPPIDLDTMLDLTAGAAVDGMAFDGVDLFLFDPHVSIDSSRDDLERLADRIRARNLVVGSLVAPVWPPTGGGSAMGTEEERKSFLTQVRKACGIGKTLRDIGIRGYGIIRIDSAASPAEWAKDPSANSKKIAETFRQACDIADEHGERLAAEGEICWGGMHSWKRMVELLEMVGRPKTLGFQADMAHTLLYTLGYNAPEDRILPDGYDWAQRETLDEALRAMTRVLRPWTIDFHVAQNDATVKGSGSHDKTGRHCLPFDPNGKLDITRDAGAWLRDDTGQVTRSFEHICWDGCMFPNEVMTRPETWRDVLSVMVDVRNAHGWD
- a CDS encoding gfo/Idh/MocA family oxidoreductase, translating into MKNLNIGMVGYGFMGRTHSNAFLQAPRFFELPNRPVLKAVCARNADRAKAFASTWGYESVETDWRKLVERKDIDLIDIASPNDTHAEIAVAAARAGKLVMCEKPLGRNAAESETMVSAVESAGVANTVWYNYRRVPAVMLLKQLLDEGRFGRIFHYRAKFLQDWTISTELPQGGEGLWRLDVNVAGSGVTGDLLAHAIDTAIWLNGSISQVTAMTETFVKERTHTLTGRVEPVGIDDASAFLCRFENGALALFEATRYARGHKALYTLEINGEHASAFWDLHDLHRIQYFDHRDEGRVRGWRSIHVTDGDHPYMNRWWVPGLQIGYEHTFIHQCADFLEAVGQGGSIAPTFRDGLATDYVTDAVLQSAKTGKWETVSSVSAAAGKGA
- a CDS encoding gfo/Idh/MocA family oxidoreductase, which produces MGNDRKIRVAIVGLGFGAEFIPIYQLHPNAEMYAICRRDKKELDACGDNFGVKVRYTDYSELLADPNVDAVHINSPIADHAPQSIAALKAGKHVASTVPAATTLDECQQIVESQRKSGKVYMMMETVVYSREYLFVKELYDKGELGRIQFLRGSHQQDMEGWPGYWEGFPPMHYATHCVSPCLAILGKHAEHVVCHGSGRIDEALIPKYGSPFAIETATFKLRDSDVAGEVTRSLFDTARQYRESFDAYGSKKSFEWQQVENEEPVIHTKSTAAAPLSEAEIPKRVKVPDYAHLLPEPIRRFTQPAAIQDADHLSFLQGGGHGGSHPHLAHNFLLACLGERPPMPDAETSVNWTMVGICAHQSALNGGDKIVIPRF